GGATCACCAACTCTCCGTCGGGACCCGAATCCCCGCGAGTGACGTCCAAGCGATAAAGCGCCACGCCGTATCCGAGTCCGTCGCGGGGAAGCACCCTTAGCTCGAAGGCCGAGGTAGCCGGTTTGCGGCGCGAGGAAGGGGGCGAAAGGCTAGCGGTGGCTGTCGAGGGCATTGGGCGTCACCTATCCGAGTGCCGGTTCCCGGTCCGGTGCCGACCGTTCCTCGGCCCGGATTTCGATGCGGCCCATGTCCAACTGCACCATGACGTCCCGGAGCGTCTGGAAGGCCCGGGATCCGGGCGCAAGCCCCTCGGGGTAGGAGGCGGTCAGCACGATCTTCACATCCGCCTTGGTCGCCTCTCCAGCCTGTGCCTCGAGGGTGGACCGAAGGCGCTTGTAGCGGTCCCAGAGTCCTCGATAGCGGACTTCCACCGAGCCGTCGGCACTCCGCTCGCCGAACTCGGCAACCAGTTGCAGATCCACCCGGTATTCTCCCTTGGGGAACTGGGGGACCGCCATGCCGAGAGCACGCATGTCGGACAGATCCTCGCAAGTGATCTTGAGGGTGTCGATGAACTCCCGCTTCGCGTCCTGGAATCCATCGGCAATGCGCTGAAACGCCCTTCCCGGCGCAGCGTCCGCAGTGACGACGAGACGTTCGGGAACACGGGCCTCGCATGCGCACTCCGCATGTCCGCACAGGGGGCACTCCTCGGCACATTCACACTCCGAGCGCCCGCACCGTTCGCATTTCGGCTCGGGCGGAAACGCCTTCTCGGCTTCCTCCGGCGTGTAGAGCATCGCGTCGGCGGAGATCTCGACGAACGGCGGCGGCGAATCCTTACCGTGGGGGCGGTCCCGCTTCGGGTCGTAGTAGACCCAGACCCCTTGGCTACAGCCGTTCCGGATCGTCTTCTTCAACTGGCCCGGGTCGAGGAGCATCTTGAGCCCGAGGCGCTTCGCGAACTCCCTTCTCAGGTCGTCCGTGGACATGACCCCCGCCCCGCTCGTCCAAGCCTTGGCCTTCACGAAGCGGGCGTTCATCGGGCTGTCGTCGCCAGTGAGGACCTTGTCCAGATCGCGCAGCACGCCCACCAAAATCCCGGTCTGGTCCCGGCTGACCTTGCCCTGCTCCTGAACCGGCATCCCATGGTACGCGAGGCCGTCGGACCGCTTCGGAGCATCGGCCGACGGATAGAAGAGGTGCCGGTAGGTCCGGGTGATCGCGACCCGGACATCCAACTCGGCGGCGGCACCCATCGCGCGCAGGTCCGTCCGCTGGTCCCGGCTGAACTGCGCCATGCGCCCCCGGTCCTTCACGATCCGCTCGATGGCGAGGTGCCGCTGGGCGAGCGCCACCATGCGCTCCGAAGCCGCCTTGTCGGCGACGAGGAACGCCACGTTGTTCTTGAAGGTGCGCGGCGTCTCCGTCGTCCCGGCGTGGGCGAAGAGCTTGCGGACGAGGTCGGGAGGCGGCGGCCTCGCACCGCCCGCCTCGACCGCGCACGCCTCGAAGTGAGGGAGGGCCAGCTTCGGTGCCCCGGAATCGTCGGGGAGTTCGGACGCCTCCGCCGGAAAGTAGACGGGTTTGAAGGTGCCGGGACGCCACACCCGCTGGATGCGCCGGTCCACCTCCTCCTTGGCGCGCACCAACCCCACGAGCGAGAGTTCGTCCTGAACGACCTTCTCAAGACTCGGTTCGGTCTTGAACAGGTACAGCCGCCCATCCCAGTGCAGGAACCAGAACGCCTCCCCCGGC
The sequence above is a segment of the Candidatus Palauibacter australiensis genome. Coding sequences within it:
- a CDS encoding DUF499 domain-containing protein, whose product is MKPIFETCQPRPEVLAGDLTEDTFAARLRDVIDGTADVAYQDPGNFFRNTFPTDGLRTLAREVLGRLSGKEPGNSPFIRLETSFGGGKTHNLIALYHLATGGGQAALDAAEENAARGTGSEGIVPDADWLPADRWAVAGVVGSDLDPAEGIAHDGVTTWTLWGELAWQAGASAGGPEGGKRAYAHVRKADEARVAPGTASLERAVGERPTLIMFDEIARYLRAAKAVRAKNGKTDLAEQTVAFLMTLIELAASRPNIAFVLTLADSSDAFRSETVRLQAELEEVKNVSARQERVITPASESEIAPIVRHRLFERFDDSAAAAAADAYRACYTELAERRVDIPERLLRADHHEEMLKNYPFHPDLFTVLTLKTATIPQFQKTRGALRLLARMIRGLWESRSPDVWTIAPFHVDLRDEAVLNDLTSRLGRPEFRAVVQADIASGRSGNPAHAEKLDERWVAEGKAPYGRRLATSIFVHSLTQGIATGIEWPDLLAATVQPGDDPELLRQTLARARGEERGAPGEAFWFLHWDGRLYLFKTEPSLEKVVQDELSLVGLVRAKEEVDRRIQRVWRPGTFKPVYFPAEASELPDDSGAPKLALPHFEACAVEAGGARPPPPDLVRKLFAHAGTTETPRTFKNNVAFLVADKAASERMVALAQRHLAIERIVKDRGRMAQFSRDQRTDLRAMGAAAELDVRVAITRTYRHLFYPSADAPKRSDGLAYHGMPVQEQGKVSRDQTGILVGVLRDLDKVLTGDDSPMNARFVKAKAWTSGAGVMSTDDLRREFAKRLGLKMLLDPGQLKKTIRNGCSQGVWVYYDPKRDRPHGKDSPPPFVEISADAMLYTPEEAEKAFPPEPKCERCGRSECECAEECPLCGHAECACEARVPERLVVTADAAPGRAFQRIADGFQDAKREFIDTLKITCEDLSDMRALGMAVPQFPKGEYRVDLQLVAEFGERSADGSVEVRYRGLWDRYKRLRSTLEAQAGEATKADVKIVLTASYPEGLAPGSRAFQTLRDVMVQLDMGRIEIRAEERSAPDREPALG